A window of Nocardia arthritidis genomic DNA:
CCGTCAAACAGTGGATTCTCCGGGTGTCACCACCCCGTGGTCAAACGCAAAGACGATCGCGGCGGCCCGATCCCGTAACTCCAGCTTCCCGAAAATGTGTCCTACATGGCTTTTCACGGTCACTTCCGAGATACCGAGCGTCCGGGCGATTTCCGAATTCACCCGGCCGCGGCCGATGAGCTCGAGCACCTCGTACTCGCGCGCCGTCAACTCGGACAGCCGAGGATCGGTGCGCGCCACCGCCGGGCGAATGCTGCGATAGGTGGACAGCACACGTTCGGTAACCGACGGATCCAGCCAGGCCCCGCCGCCCGCCACCATGCGGACCGCGCGAATGAGATCCTCGGCGGGCGAATCCTTCAGGATGAATCCGGCCGCGCCCGCGCGCAACGCACCGGAGAGCAGCTGATCGTCGTCGAAGGTGGTGAGCACCAGAACCGGTGGGGCGCCGTCGATCGCGCGCAGCCGCCGGGTGGCATCGATCCCGCCGACCCGCTTCATCCGCAGGTCCATCAGGACCACGTCGGGACGTTCCGCCGCGACGGCTGCGGGCACCTCGTCGCCGTCGGCGCATTCGCTCACCACGAAACCGTCACGCCTGCGCAGGATCCGGCGCAGGCCGCCGCGCACCAGTTCCTGATCGTCGACGACGAGAACCTCGATGGTGTCCTCGACGGTGTGCGGTAGTACCGTCACGTGGCCTCCTGTTTGAATATGACGCACGCCCCGGATTTGGCCGGTGCCAACGGGAATCGCACTCGAACCGACCAGCCGTCGTCGTACGGTCCGGCGGTGATCCGGCCGCCGAGCAGTTCGACGCGCTGACGCATACCCGAAAGTCCCATGCCCTGGCCGATTTTCGCGGGCAGTCCGCCGGGCAGGGTGTTGTCGACGGTGAGGCGGGCGGTCGCGGCGTCCACCGAAAGCCGGACCCGCACGCTAGCGCCCGGCGCATGTTTGACCACATTCGCCAACGATTCCTGGCCGATTCGGTACAGCGCGAGGCCGAGCGCGGCCGACACCGAGTCGATCTCGCCATCGCACACATAGTCGACCCGCAGGCCCGCGCGCACGAAATCGCCGACCAGATCGTCGAAATCGGCGAGCCCCGGTTCGGGCGCGGGTTTGGACGGCCGACTGTCCAGCAGCCCGACCGTGCGGCGAATATCGGACATCGCTTGGCGGCCAAGGCGTTCGGCGTCCACCAGCGCGTCTACCGCCTCGTCCACATCGCGATCGGTCTGCAGGGTGTGCCGGGCCGCGGTCAGGTGCAGCAGCGTGATGCTGAGCGAATGCGCGATGACGTCGTGCACCTCGCGGGCGATCCGATGACGTTCCTCGTCGGCCGCCTGGTTCGCGCGGATCTGCTGATACTCCCGCTCCTGATAGAGGTGGCGGCGCTGGAATTGCAGCATCACCCCGACCATCCAGCCGAGCACAACACCCGCACAGTAGCTGGACAGGCCCTCGGAGTTCACCGCCGCCGCATCCCAGAGCACATGCCCGTAGACGGCGAAGGCGATCAGTTCGGCGATGGCGGCGACGCCGAATACGAGGCTCACCCGCTTCGGCGCGATGGCCGCGACCTCACCCACCCCGATCATCAGCACGAACGGTGCGAAATCGGCCGAAACCGGCTGTACGAGGAATAGCGCGGCCGCGACCAGGCTGCCGACGCCGAGCAGTACCGGATGCGGCACGATCCCGATCAGGCAGAACAGCGGTACCGAGACGAACAGCATGAGCACCGCGAGAATCGGCAGCGGCGTCGGCCAATAGGCGTGCCGCTGGATCGCCGCGGCGATACCGACCATCGCGCCCATCGCGTCGGCGGTGAGGATCAGCGACGGCGGGTAATCGAAGGGCAGTTCCTCCAGCGCGATGCGCAGTGCGACGCTCGGGTTTCGCGTGAAGGCCCGCAGCCGATCGCGGATACGTCCCCGCTCACGGAATACGTCCGCGGCGGCCATCCGCCCCGGTCCGCCCATGGCCTGGGTCATATCCATACAGCAAGGCTAGCGACCTGGTCGGGCCCGGTACATCGTGCCGGGAGCGGTCACCCTCTCCTACCGGGGTAGGAGAGCGATTCGGGTCCGTGGCACGAAGACACCGGTGTCACCCGGCCGTAGCGTGATGATCACATCGAAGCGGGGGTAACCACGCTCATAGGGAAGGACGAGCACCAATGTCCTGGGAAGATCAGCACCGGCGCACCCGGATCGTGCATACCGTGCTCGACCGCGCGGCCCGCGATCCGCACAGCCCGGACCTGTTCCGCGAACTACCGGATCTGCAGCGCTTGTTCGGCGGCCCGATCGGTCTGCTGCGCGCGCTGGCCTATCGCTGGAACAACCATCTCGCCGCCAAACTCGACCAAGCCCAGATACAGGGTCAATCCGAGTTGGAGGCCTATCTGGAGCTCGCCGCGGAACAACCGGTGCTGCGCGCGCTGCTCGACGCACATACACACCGGGACGAAACCGTGCTCGCTCGCTGAGCATCGGAAAAGGGAGGGAATCATGCCGGAACCGGCGATGCTGGAACTGTCCGAGATCACCAAGGAGTATCGCGTCGGGGACCAGACCGTCCGCGCGCTCGACGGCATCGATCTGCGCGTCGAATCCGGCCAATTCACCGCGATCATCGGACCTTCCGGCTCCGGCAAGAGCACGCTGCTGCATCTGCTCGGCGCGCTGGACAGCCCCGACCGCGGCTCGATCCGGTTCCAGGGCGCGGAAATCGGCGCGCTCACCGAGGAGCGGCAGGCCGAATTCCGCCGCCACCGTGTCGGTTTCGTCTTCCAGTTCTTCAACCTCCTGCCGACGCTGACCGCATGGGAGAACGTCGCGATCCCGAAGCTGTTGGACGGCACCGCATTACGCCGGGCCAAACCGAGAGCGCTGGAGCTGCTGGACCTGGTCGGGCTGGCCGACCGGGCCCAGCACCGTCCCGCCGAACTGTCCGGCGGGCAGATGCAGCGGGTCGCGGTGGCGCGGGCACTGATCATGGATCCGCCGCTGATCCTGGCCGACGAACCCACCGGCAACCTGGACTCCAAAACCGGCGCCGCCATCCTGGAACTGCTGGGAAGCCTTACCGGCAACGGTAATTCGGTGGTGATGGTGACCCACGATATGGGCGCGGTGGCCTACTGCGACCGGGCGATCACGCTGCGCGACGGCCGGATCAACTCCGACGATCTGGTCGAGCGGGCGGTGAACGTATGACCGCGGGCTGGGATCGATTGCGGCTGTTCAATATCGGCGAGTTGCTCGCCCATCGCGGCCGCACCGTCATGTCGATGATCGTGATGGCGGTCTCGGCCGGACTGCTCGTCTCGGTATTCAGCATCTCCGGTTCGGTCACCGGATCGGTGGACAAGTTGACGAAAAGCCTTGCGGGCAAGGCGGAACTGGAGGTCACCGGGATCACCGACGCCGGATTCGACCAGGGGCTGCTGCCGCGGATCCGCGCGGTGCCCGGGGTCGCGGCGGCGGTGCCGATGGTGCGCGCCCAGATCGGCGTGGATGACAAGAAGGCGCTGCTGATCGGCGCCGACGGCAGCATCGCCGCGCTCGGCACCGCACTCGACGGACCGCTGCGCACCCAGGCGTCCCGGCTGCTCACCGTGCCGAACGGCGTAATCGTCGGCGGCGCAACGGGTTACCGAGAGGGCGAACATTTCCGGGTCGGCTCGGCCACGGTCACCGTTGCCGCCGTCCTCGATGACGCCACCGCCGATCGGTTCAACGGCGGCCACCTGGTGGTCACCACGCTGCCGCTGGCGCAGCAACTGCTCGGCCGGACCGGCAACCTGGACTCCATCCAGATCGTGCCGGGCCCGAATACCTCGGCGGCACAGCTGCGTTCAGCGCTCAACGAGCTGGTCGACGGTCGCGCGGTGGTCGCCGACCCGAGCCTGCGCACGGCACAGGCCGGTGGCCCGGTGACGCTGATCCGCTACTCGACCACCATGGCGTCGGCCGCGGCGCTGATCGTCTCCGGCTTCCTCATCTACAACGCGATGAGTATGGCGGTGGCGCAACGGCGTCCGACGCTTTCGCTGCTGCGCGCGATCGGCGGCAGGCGCGCACCGATGGTCCGGGATCTGCTCGCCGAGGCGGCGCTGATCGGCATCGTCGGCGGGCTGATCGGCGCGGTATTCGGAATATTCCTGGGCCGCAACGCCATCGACCGGCTGCCCGTCGCCGTCGTGCAGTCGATGGAGGCGCGCACCGAATATATGGTGCCGGGTTACGCGATCCCGGCGGCGGTGGCGGCCTGCGTGCTCGCCAGCGTCGGCGCGGCCGCGATCGCCGCACGGCAGATCTACAAGGTGCGCCCGGTCGAGGCGCTGGTACCGGTCGGGGTTTCGAAATCCGATGCGGTGAGCCCGCTGCTGCGTTGGAGCGCAGTACTTTTGGGGACGGCGATGGTGGCGGCGGCGATCGTCATCGCGACGGCGGATATCGGCCGTCTCTCGCTGGCGTCCATCTCCCTCTCGATCGGGGCGGCGGTGGTGCTCTGCTTCGCGGCGACCGAGCCGATCGTGCGCGCCACCGGTGCCGTCGCCAGGCTCTTCGGCGCGCCCGGTGCGCTCGGAGCCACCACGCTGGAGCGCGCCCCGCGCCGCGTCTGGGCGACCGCCATGACGGTGCTGATGGCGGTCACCGCCGTCGTCGCCATGGGCAACGCGTCGCGCAATCTCGTCGACTCGGCGGGCGCCAGCTTCGACAACCTGGCCAGCTCCGATATCTACGTCAGCCCCACCTCGTGGCTGGAATTCCCGACCGGACCGCTGCTGCCGCCCGATCTGATCGGGAAGATCCGCGCCGTTCCCGGCGTCACCGGGGTGGATGCGGCGCAGATGGCCTGGGCCTCGCTCGGCGGTGGCCGGGTATTGCTGCAGGGCTACCCGAACAACTCGCGCGCCTACCCGGCCGACCTGGACTCCGCCACGCTGAATCGGCTCGCGGCCGGCGACGGGGTGGTGATCTCCCGCGACGTCGCCCGCGCGCAAGGCGTGCGCGTCGGCTCGACGCTCGACCTGCCGACGCCGACCGGTGTCCGGAAGGTCGAAGTGCTGCGGGTGATTCCGTACTTCTCCGCGATCGCGGGCGTGGTCATCCTGAACCTGGACGTGCTGCGACAGTGGTATCAGCGGCCCGGCGAGACGGTGATCACCGCGAACTTCGCGCCCGGCGCCGATCAGACCGCCGTACTCGCGGCGATCCACGCCGCGATACCGCCCGAGCTGTACGTCAATCTCGGGAAGGATGCGGCCGCGCAGACCGCGAGCAGCGTGGAACAGGGTACGGCGTTGAGCAATTCGATCCTGTGGATCACCGTGCTCGTCGCCACCGTCGCCCTGCTCAACACGCTGATGCTTTCGGTGCTCGACCGCCGCCGCGAACTCGGGGTGCTGCGGGCCATGGGCACCGGGCGCCGGTTCCTGTTGCGCACCGTGCTCGCCGAGGCGGCCGGGATCGGATTGGTCGGCGCCACACTGGGTTTGGCGATCGGCGCCGCCGTGCAGTTCCTGGCGACCCGCGCGCTCGGACACGCCATGACCATCGACGTCGTCTATCAGGCGAGCCCGATGCTGGTGGTCTACGCCGCCGCGGCGCTGCTGCTCGCGCTGATCGGCTCGATACCGCCCGCGCTGCGGGCCGCGCGGATGCCGATTGTCGAGGCGCTGGCCGTCGACTGAAATATGCCGCGCCGCAACGTCACAGCGGAAGGTTGGACCACCAGGACTTCCACGCCGAGCTGGTCAGGCCGAAGCCGGAGGAGGCCACCGTATCGGTGATCGTCACATGCGCCAGGAACAGGTAGTTCGCCCGCGGCGGGTCGTTCTCGAAGCTCACCGCGATGAACCCCTCCGGGAATCCGGAACCCGATTTCTGCCAGCGGTAGGTGGTCACCGACTTGCCGTTCTTGGTTTCCGTCGCCCTGGTATTGGACGGGAATCCGGCGACGGCGGCCTTCGCGTCATCGGCCGATTTGAACGCGACGGCAATCATATTGGGCTCGTTGATCGGGGTGCCCCAGCAGTCCCAGCCGACGGCCCACTTCGGGAAGTTCGGCACATCCGAATTGGCGGACAGCTTGGTGTCGTTGCGGTCGTTGGTCTCCAGGAAGCATTTCTTACCGTGATAGCCGTCGCCGTTGCCGATACCGTATTTGGTGTCGACACCCTGCGGCAGCACCTGCGGGAACGCCTTGGCCAGCACCTGCGGATCGGTGGACGATCCCGCGGGCCCCGCTGCGCCGCTCGGTTTGCCCGCCGCCGTCGGCGACGAATCATCGCCGCCGCCACCGCGATTCGCCACCACGATGACCCCGACGACGAGCACGAGCAGCACGACGACCGCCGCGCCGATCCCGACCAGCAGCCCGGTATTCGAGCGCTTCGGCGGCGGTGTGGCCGGAAATCCGCCCTGCGGCGGATAATTCGGCGGTGGCGGGTAGGCAGGAGACGAAAACCCCTGCGCCGCACCATGTTCCGGTGACTGCGCGAACTGTGGAGCCGAAGTCGGAGCGAACTGCGACGCCGGAGTGAGGGTCGGAGCGTACTGCGGTGGCGCGGGAACCGGGGTGAACTGCGGCGCGAACGACTGCCCCTGCGGCGTCTCGACCTGGCCCGGATACGGCGCGTCACCCTGATTCGCATAGGTCGGCGCGGCGGGATAGGCGAGCGCCGGAACCGGCTGCGACAGCGCGGGATTGGCTACCACCGTCGGCGCGGGCCCATACCCGGGCGGCGGCGGTGGCGCGGTCAACGCCTGTTTGGCCGCCGCCGCGAACTCGCCGCAGGATCCGAATCGCTCGGCGGGCCGCTTCGCCATCGCTCGACCGAGCACCAGGTCCAGCGCCGGATTCAGCCCGGGACGGATGGTTGCGACCGGCGGCGGCGCCAACTGCAGATGGCCGCGGATGATCTCGGCCGGATTGTTCGCGTCGAACGGGCCGACGCCGGTCAGCAACCAGTACAGCGAACAAGCCAGCGAATACTGGTCGGAGCCGCTGTCCAGATGCGCTCCGGTCATCTGTTCCGGCGAGGCGTATGCCAGGGTCGCGGTGAACATGCCGGTCTGCGTCAGATGCGTGGAATCCTCACGCAGCCGGGCGATTCCGAAATCGGTGAGGAACACCCGCTCGCGCTTGCCGCCGTCCGAGCGGGCCAGCATGATGTTGGCCGGTTTGACGTCGCGGTGCAGCACGCCCATGCCGTGCGCGTAATCCAGCGCCGCCGCGACACCCTCGACGATCTGCACCGCGCGCTCCGGCGGCAGGCTGTGCGGCTGCACCGTCGCGGCATCGATGCCGTCGACGTACTGCATCGAGATCCACAGCTGCTCGTCCTCCTCGCCGCGGTCGTAGACCGCGACGATATTCGGATGGTCCAGTTGCGCGGCCAGATCGGCCTCGCGCTCGAACCGGGCCCGCACCTCGGCATCGGTGAACAGCTCGCGGTTCAGCAGCTTCAGCGCGGTCTGCCTCGGCAGCCGCGGATGGCGGGCCAGATACACCGACCCCATACCGCCCTGCCCGAGCATGCGCTCGATGGTGAAGCCGGCGAAGACATCTCCGCTGTTCAGCAACGCGCCCCCCTTCAGGTGACCTACAAAATTCGGAGCGTACCCGGTTACCGGTTCGCGACATCGCTTCGAAATCCGCGACGACAATCGGCAAACTGTGTACAGGTCCTCGCTTCGCCACCGCTCGACGGCGTCTGCGATGATGACCCACCGATCGGTCGACGACCGACGGGCCCATGGATCAGTTTGCACCGCCGACGACAGCGGATACGCGCAGGGGTGGTGGGGAGGACGCGGTGGTGAGAGCTAAATATCGAGTTCCGGCCCTGCTGCGCGTCACGGCGGGCACCGCGGCCCTACTCACCGCCACCTCGTGCGGCCTGCTCTCCGGTGATCCACATCCCACGACGCCACCGACCGTCAACACCGCGGCGCACTGGCGCCCCGGCCTCTCGGTGACCATGCCCGATTCGCTGGCCGCCGATTTCACCCAGCTGCAACCGACGCTCGGCGGTCAGGTGGGGATGGCGATCATGCCGGTCGGCGGCGGCCGGATGACCGTATTCGGCGACTGGACCTCCGGTATCGCCTGGTCCACCATCAAGGTGCCGCTGGCCATGGCGGCGCTGCGGCACGACTCCGGCGAGAAGATCTTCGAGGAGGCGCAGGCCGCCATCACCGTCTCGGACAACGATGCGGCCGAGGAACTTTGGGAATCGCTCGGCAACGGTCTGGAGGCCGCCGCCGCGGTGCAGGCGGTGCTCGACGAGGCGGGCGACGGCATGGCGAGCGTCGCCGGTCCGCGCACCCACCTCGACTATTCGGCGTTCGGCGGCACCGAGTGGACGCTGGCCAATCAGGTGCGCTTCGCGTCCCGGCTGCCGTGCCTGGCGCAATCCGACCAGGTCACCCAGTTGATGACGCAGATAACCCCGGAGCAGAGCTGGGGCCTCGGGGTGATCAGCGGTGCGGCGTTCAAGGGCGGCTGGGGTCCCGACGACGACACCGGCATTTACACCGTCCGCCAGTTCGGGGTGGTGCCGACGCCGTCCGGCCGGATCGCGGTGGCCCTTGCCGCACAGGCGGATACGGGCGAATTCGAGGATGCGACCGCGATGCTCACCCAGCTGGCGAATATGTTGTCGCGCCACCTCGGCGAGGTGCGCGGCGGCGGCTGCTCGCACTGAACCGCAACGGTTTTCAGCCCGGCGTGACCAGACCCGATTCGTAGGCCAGCACCACCGCCTGCGCCCGGTCGCGCAGGTTGAGCTTCGAAAACACCTTCGACACATGGGTTTTCACGGTCTGCTCGGCGACGAACAGGGATTCCGCGATCTCCGCGTTCGACATGCCCTTGGCGATCAGCTCCAGCACCTCGCGCTCGCGCGGGGTGAGCGAGGTCAGCGCGGGTGCGGGTTTGCTGCGGGCCGCGGCCCGCCTGCGGGTGACATCGGCGATGAGCCGCCTGGTGACCGTCGGCGCGAGCAGCGCCTGACCGTCGGCCACCACCCGGACCGCGCGCACCAGTTCGTCCGCGGGCGCGTCCTTGAGCAGGAAGCCGCTCGCACCGAGGCTCAGCGCCTCGTAGACGTAATCGTCGATATCGAAGGTGGTGAGCATCAACACCCGCACCGGCGGATCGAATCCGGCGGCCAGGATGGCCCGCGCCGCGTCCAGCCCGTTCATCTCGGGCATGCGCACATCCATCAGCACCACATCGGGGCGCAGCCGCTTCGCCTCGGCCACCGCCACCTTTCCGTCCGGTGCGTCACCTACCACACTGATATCGGGTTGCGCGGCGAGCAGAGCTCCGAAACCCTGCCGCACCATCGCTTGATCGTCGGCGATCAACACCGTAATTGCCACGCCCCAACATTAGGGAATCCAGCCCGAAACCTCATATTTGGTGCGCCGCGGCGATCACACTCTCGGCGGAGGCGTGCAGCGGCAGCCGGGCCCGGACCTCGAAACCGCCGTCCGGGCGCGGCCCGGCGTCGATATCCCCGCCGACGGCCACCGCGCGGGCGCGCATCCCCGCGATGCCGTGCCCGCCGTTGCCGACGGGTTTGGCGGGCACGGCACCGGGCCCGTTCACCACCGTCAGCGCCAGTTCGGGCGCGACAACGACATGGACCCGCACGGCCGCGCCCGGCGCGTGCCGCGACGCGTTGGACAGCGACTCCTGCACGATGCGATACAGCGCGAGCCCCGCGGTATCCGGCACCGCGTCGAGCGGTCCGTCCACCGCCCAGGTGATATCGACGCCTGCGCGCTTGGCGCCGTCGAACAGGCCGAGCACATCGGCGGCCCTCGGTTGCGGTGCGTGTTCGGGCAGCTGGCCGTCGCTGCGCAGCACGCCGAGCATGCCGCGGATCTCGTTGAGCGCCTCGCGCGCCGTCGCGCCGATCGATTCGAATTCGGCTCTGGCCGCGTCGGTTACCCCATCCACCCGGTATGGCGCGGTCTGCGCCTGCACCACCACCAGCGACATGTGGTGGGCGACGACATCGTGCAGGTCGCGGGCGATGCGCGCCTTCTCCTCGAGGATGGCGCGGCGGGCCCGCTCCACCTCGTTCTCCTCCTCCTTGCGCACCAGCTGCCGCCTGGAATACACCAGCCAGCGCACCAGCAGCGCGATGAGCACGACGGCCGCCAGCGCGATCGGCCAGGCCCAGACGCCCTGACCGGGCATGGTGGTGCCGAGCAGCAGCGAGGTCGCCGCCCAGGCGATGCCGACGATCTGCGGCGACGCCTGCACCGCCACTGCGAACAGCAGCACGAACAGCGCCAGGATGTGCACCACTTGGAACGGGAGTTGGTTGCCGGGCTGATGCGGGATGGCCAGCGTGATGAGTAGCGCGGAACCCGCCGAAATGGCCCAGCCCAGCGCCGGGTTGAGCCGAACGAGCAGCACCGGGAGGGCGGCGATGGCGGCGAACAGCGGCTGGATGGGCACGGGCACGGCGTGCGTAATATGCAGGGTCGGCCAGGCGACGATGAAGAACACCGTCGCGACCAGCACCGTGAGCCCGTCGACGAACATCCGGCCGTCGATCCGTCGCAACCGCGACTTCGTCTTCGCGGGCCGCTCCAGTTGATCGGCCTCGGTCCGGGCACGCCTGTTCCGCTTCATGCCTATGACAGTAGAAACCGATCGGGCGACCGGTCCTCATACCCACGGGTGAAATCGCGACCGATACCCGGGTACCAGAGCCGATGACCACTCCCCCGCCGGAAGCGGGCCGGGAACCGCTCCGCGGCGGGAGGCCGGATGGCGTCGGCGCTTCCTAATTTCGATGACCATGAGCACATCGACCAAGCGCCCGCGCCGGATGGCGGCGCTGACCGCGGTCGCCATGACCGCCATGGCGGCCACCGTCACCTTCGCACCCCAGTCCAGTGCCGTCACTGCGGACAGCGCGCCGCCGGAGAACGCCTCGGCGGGCAGCGCCATCGCGGCGCTCACCGCCGACGGCGCGATCGGCGCACCCATCCCGGCCGATTTCGCGACCGAATTCGGTTACCGCCCAGCCGTTGTCGACGGTCTGCTGGTGAACCCGCAGGGCGACTGCTCATCGCCGATACCGCTGCCCGCCGAATTCGACACCGCGTGCAAGGCACACGATCTGGGCTACGACCTGCTCCGCTACGCCGGACAGCACGGTGAGCCGCTCGGCCCGTGGGCCAGGCAGGCCGTCGACGCCACACTGGCCCGGCGCATGCACGAATCATGCGGCGCGCGTTCGGATCTGCTGTCGCGTGCGCACTGCGATGTCATGGCCTCGGTCGCCGATATCGCGGTGGATCTCAACTCGCTGCGACAGGATTACGGCACTCCGATCGTCGAAAAGCTCTTCGGCACCGAGGTTTCCGGCGCCGACCCGACCACGATGGCTCCGCTGCTCGCCATTCTGGGCACGGGCATGCTCGGGTTCTGGATGTTGCTGCGCCTGCTGATCGGCGCGCTGCGCCGCATCAACCCGATTCCGGCTGCCGCACAGGTGGTTTCGCGATGATCCGGAATGTGCCGCCGTCCGGCGTTGCGGACCGTCGCGCTGTTGATCGAATCAGCTTGCGGCAGCGTGCCTTTGCCGCCTCGGCGCGTATGGTGCGTCCGCGTGTCGGCACCACGCTCGGCATCGGGGTCGGCGTGCTCATCTCGCTCGCACCCGGTCTGCTGCCGCGCACGGCGGGGGCGCAGGCGGTGCTCACCGGCCTGCTCGCGGCCGTCACCTTCGCCGTCGCCGGACTGGTGCGATTCGTGCTGCGGCGCGCGAATTTCGAGATAGACCGCAGATTCGCCCGGTGGCGGCTGCCCGCGTTCGTGATCACCGCACTGCTCGTGGTCGGCGCCATCGCGCAGGCATGGCACTGGCAGAACCGATTGCGGGCCGCGATGGGGACGGCGGCGATCGGGCCGGACTATTGGCTGCGCTGGGCCATCGGCGCGGTCGCGATCGTCGGCCTGTACCTCGGCATCGCTCGCGGAATCGGTTGGGTCCTGCGAAAATTGGGCTGGTTGCGCGGGACCGCGGTCGGTGTCGTCGGGGTGTCGATGCTGTACCTGATCGGTATTCCGAGCGTGGTCGACTGGCGGCGCGACACTTACGCCGCCGCCAACGCGGAGATCGATCCGGCAGTGGCCCAACCGGTTTCGCAGGTCCGGTCCGGCAGCACCGCGTCGGCGGTCACCTGGTCGTCCATGGGCGCGGAGGGACGGCGGTTCGTCACATCCACTCAGGATCAACCGGTTACGACAGCGTCTTCGAGTCCGGCCGCTCGCTCGACCGGCGCGACGGAGGCCGCCGCGACAACGCGGGAATCCGGTCGCGGCCAGGTCCGCGTCTACGTCGGACTCGAATCCGCACCCGATCTGAATTCCCGTGTATCCCTTGCCATTCAGGAGTTGGAGCGAACCGGCGGCTTCGACCGCTCGAATATCGTCGTCGCCGTGCCGACCGGGTCGGGCTGGATCGATGCCAACGCGGTCACCGGATTCGAGCGGCGCTT
This region includes:
- a CDS encoding alpha/beta-hydrolase family protein; translated protein: MVRPRVGTTLGIGVGVLISLAPGLLPRTAGAQAVLTGLLAAVTFAVAGLVRFVLRRANFEIDRRFARWRLPAFVITALLVVGAIAQAWHWQNRLRAAMGTAAIGPDYWLRWAIGAVAIVGLYLGIARGIGWVLRKLGWLRGTAVGVVGVSMLYLIGIPSVVDWRRDTYAAANAEIDPAVAQPVSQVRSGSTASAVTWSSMGAEGRRFVTSTQDQPVTTASSSPAARSTGATEAAATTRESGRGQVRVYVGLESAPDLNSRVSLAIQELERTGGFDRSNIVVAVPTGSGWIDANAVTGFERRFGDDAALVGLQYSYAPSWVTFVFGREDAIRSARALFDAVADRIATLAHKPKLYVYGQSLGALGGSAVFTDDADQARRTCAVLWAGPPANRAHRANATVLANSSDPVVHWSPELLWRAPDLTGTRADAPRPGWLPVVSFVQTTADLLAALDAPPGHGHRYGADQGTALGTC